A genomic window from Salvelinus sp. IW2-2015 linkage group LG13, ASM291031v2, whole genome shotgun sequence includes:
- the LOC111972367 gene encoding regulator of G-protein signaling 4, translating to MCKGLATLPATCMKSAKDIKHKIEFLLHKPEFPPDKEQIKEKTNIAKRVSPADVEKWKLSFNNLMNSEAGRTVFTTFLKAEFSQENMEFWKACEKYKMSAPKNMAGKAKQIYDQYVAADALNEVNLDSATREETRQNLSNAGPFCFDNAQQKIFTLMEKDSYRRFLYSKLIQDLSPLPTTTQLSALEKRGGMRGCSENGGA from the exons ATGTGTAAGGGATTAGCAACACTGCCTGCAACCTGTATGAAAAG TGCCAAAGACATCAAGCACAAGATTGAATTTCTGCTCCATAAGCCTGAGTTTCCACCAGACAAGGAACAGATAAAAGAGAAGACCAACATTGCCAAGAG AGTTTCACCTGCTGATGTGGAAAAATGGAAACTGTCCTTCAACAACCTGATGAATAGTGAAG CTGGCCGTACGGTGTTCACTACCTTCCTGAAGGCAGAGTTCAGCCAGGAGAACATGGAGTTCTGGAAAGCTTGTGAGAAATACAAAATGTCAGCCCCAAAAAATATGGCAGGTAAAGCCAAACAGATCTATGACCAGTACGTCGCGGCAGACGCTCTTAACGAG gtGAACTTGGACTCAGCAACGCGAGAGGAGACCAGACAGAACCTGTCGAATGCCGGCCCATTCTGTTTCGACAATGCCCAGCAGAAAATCTTCACTTTGATGGAGAAAGACTCATACAGAAGGTTCCTCTATTCCAAACTGATCCAGGATCTGTCCCCGTTGCCCACCACCACCCAACTCAGTGCTCTGGAGAAAAGGGGAGGGATGAGAGGCTGTTCTGAGAACGGTGGTGcatag